Below is a genomic region from Cloeon dipterum chromosome 2, ieCloDipt1.1, whole genome shotgun sequence.
CACGTTATGACAATGAATGGGGAAAACAGCTCAAGGGGATGCGGTGATGGAAAACGGCTGCCCAGAGTATTTTTATGCTCTTCCCGATAGTTTGCTGCCAGCAATTCAAActtctttattttcacttgTGTCTCAAGTAAGCCTTGGATTTTGTCCAAAAAATAGCTTGGAGGAAAGTTCTGGAATTTCAATACatcatggaaaattatttcgattaaaaaattggaacgAAATAACTTGTTCCTCTGTACGTCTTCAATCTATAGTTTTCGAATCATCCATCATTTCCCAGCTTGAAATCCTACCGCATCCACATCTTAAAAAAGTCTCTAAATCGTTTTTGGTCTCGAATTACGGCGCGTTTAGTTGCTGCAAGCGCATGCATCTCGATCTCAAATTGCTGGGGCGACGTCTACTGCCTTTTAGAATTTGGACCATGAGCAGCAACGCGACTATGACGGACGAGCACAACGCATAAATTATCAGTCAACACCATGTGGCGCTAATTAACTACTGAATATATGGCCAGCGCTTTTCGGAAGCCCAcgatgaagaaataaaattacgctTGTGCACAGGGACCTACTCGATTACCACCGCACATCTGACTCATAAAGTGACTGCAAGTTTTTGTGGCCACGAAGAGTTCTGttttaaataagttaaattaaagatgTTTGTAGATCTGTTCAACTGATTtgtattaattgaaaatgctACAACATTCACCTACAATTCTTGgcttgttttataaaaaaattgacttagaatgaatgaaaaataaggacgatgctcttttttaaaattattttttatataatttcaataCGGCTGAtaagggctgtgaaatttacacgaatgaaatttttcatatctCCACCCAGGTAATTTTGGTGTTGATTTTgtccaattttgtttattcataaaaacaatcaagataattaattttagatggtttaGTATAGACTACCTGTCACaggattttctaaaaatcttCCTTTGACCAACTTATTCATAAAACATTAACCACCTAATTAAAACGACAGTTTTTTTAggagcaaataatattgaatttttcgaaaaaaagcTGAACCGTTTAAAACCATTGAAAATGAAACGTTAAAGATTCACGGCCCCACAGGTGATTGAATAGTTTGGTGCAGATACTATTCATATCATCTTCGATCTGCGGTTTGTTGCCAGTAGCACTTCAAAAGTACCGCGAGTTATTTTTTCCCTGCGAGgtgatttctaaaaataagctTCGTCTTATCATGCGTGGCTCATACACGGCGGCGAAATGATTTTCCGGGTGCCGCGTGTGAAATGACAATGAGAGCTTTATCAGCGGCTCCAGATTAAAAAGCACATCACGCGTGGTGTGTGTTTGGAAGgcgaagaaagaaataaaaaagaagaagcgGCGGCGTAGGGAGAAGAGAAGATTCCTCATCTGCGGGCCACGCCTGCATTATCTCCATACCTGTGCAGTCGGcccataaataaaaattctaatccCGGCCGAGTCAACACAACAATGGGCCCAGATTAAGGAAAGCAAAGGCTGCTTCTCGAGCCTACCATTTTTCACGGGCTATTCCACCCGCCGCCGCTTTAAATTTGTCATCGTTTatacagcagcagcggcatcGGAATTACGATTCGGGAGAGCGAGCCTAGCACCTGCGTCTCGGCTGACGGGAATTTTTATTAGGTGCTGCAAGACGCGGTTCGTATAATTTCGTATTATACGCGCAGtctgtaattattttgtaagcgGCCAATTATCGCCGATTGTGTGCCGCTGATTAAGCGCTCGCCCGTCGTAATTGCAAGGTCAGCGAAAGTGTATTTTTCGGGTTTGACCCATTTTTTACGCCATGTGCTACAGATCTCAGACAACAAATAATAACTTGCGACAGAATGATTTCTATCTTTTGATcttccacttttttaatttaaggaataatttttcttaattgattACGAATTAGTGTATTTATTCAGCTATTTAGGAGAGGGGTGTGCACTTTTTATATATCTGATGGTTAGAATCTAAAATTCGGTGatatatatgttttattttggagaTTATTATCAAAAACAGTGTGCcaactaaatctcgggttccaaGCGtcgcatttaataaaaattgaggcaAAGAGCCATTCCAGATTGTGATACAACTGTCCTAATTTTTGCGCACTAAAATACggcaatattaatattaaaaaatgtcaatatactatattcattttcaaatttgagttccaTTTCGGCAATTCGATTTTAGTGACCTATACTACACTTCGAggtcaacaaaaatattttaattagcttttgctatttataaaattcaacatGTGGAGAAACTCTGCACTTAAGTTAACTCTTGGCTGCTCTACaaagagcagaaaataaaatccaactCCCAATTGTCCTGGAAAGCAATCTTCAAAGAGCGCAATTGTGTCTTgcataacattttaaagaaatcgATGTGCGGACTTGTTGCAGTAGCTGAATGGCGAGGATGGGGTGGGACGAGCTGCCGCCTGCCCGCGAACACTCCCTTGCAAAGAGAAGAAGAAGCCGAGCGGCGCCCGGCGATATGGCCAGCAGCGCCAGTGATATCAGACTGCACACATTTAGCTTAGTTCCGTTCGTCACGCTTTCGACTGCTTTCCTAATTTTCGCCGCCTGTGTCGGCCCAACTTCGAGTGAGCCTTTGGCCGCTGTGCCACAACCCTTCAAAGCCTCAGAAGAAGGTACGTTgcgtttttataattttactttgacCTTATTATATAGGATAGTTGTGTCTACaaagaaaatctaatttaaattaaacgttcAATATGTAGGGTTATGTAATTATAAttcactaattttaaatagttctTATCAACTATTGTTAATTAAAGTTGTATAATTTAACTTCGCAAagcgaaccaattttttaagaaagaaattggaatttttgtttttaaacatgtatgaaataatttttgtatttctcatttttagcaaattttaattcgcccCCTTTCCTATGATTTTCCACACAGGTTTATCAAAGTGCAATCAGGCGAGAGCAGTCGGCGGGTGCAGCTCGTGGATTTCCAAGTGGTATTACGACTCGCAGAAGGAACTGTGCGACGTATTCCAGTTTAGCGGCTGCGATGGCAACGACAACCGTTTCAACTCGCAGGCCGAATGCGAATATCACTGTCTCACCGGCGACCGTAAGCTGCCCCTCACTTTACTTTGTTCCGCTTTTCTGCGACTCGACGAAATGTGTAATCGCCTAAGTGGTCGGCTGCGTGCGTCTCGGCTCGAGAGGCCGCAGCTTCGAAATGAGGCTAGACTCCCTCAAGAGACCTTTGTTCTAGGCTCTAACGAAAAAAGGAAGGACGTGAAAGAGCTTTCAGATATGCAAATAAGAAGCTCTTTGCACGCAAAGTCAAGACGGAAAAAATTTGAGATGGGAATGAATGATTGTTACAAAAAGtgggaattaaaataatgaaatctgGTCTTCCATTCTTTTCATgagcaataaaagaaaaaaatattagatttttgaGTAAATCAATTCCTTGGATCTACATGatttctaacaataagtatgaatatatataaatatatatatatttttaaatttacacaaattaatttttgatttcatttataCTTTgatattacattattttttcaatttggattTGTCTCTTTAGATACGCTACCACCGTACATGACGCGGTTGGACGGGCACAGGGGTGAAAGCAACCTTTTAGAGGGTGCATCAGGCGCGTCTGCAGGGGAAGATTCGACCAACGAGATTCCTGAAGACTTGCTGGCGCTGCCGGGCTCCGAGAGCCAGACTTTCACGTTCGCCACGCCAAACTCGTTTATCCAGATTGACAACATCCCTACCTTCCAGCTCAGGTACAAAATccccttaattttttatcgggGTGGATTTTAACTAATCCGATTGCGTCAGGCTGACGCGGCAGCTGGACCTCAAGTTCCGCACCAAGCTGCCTCACGGGATTCTCGCCTACCACGGCGTCAAGGACAGGCCGGCCGACTTGCCGCCCTACGCGCTCTACGTTCTCGTTGAAAGGGGGAAGCTGAAGGTGGTGCACGTCATTGGGGAGAACGCCACCTCGCTCACAGTAGGAAAAGGTGAGACCTCCTTGCACTGAATCATTTGTGTTCAACGcatcttttgtttttcctgcGGATAATCTTATACTGttgcatttgatttattttttgtcgttTTAAAATGACATAGTTTTACTGTTAAATTGGCAATTCTTATGCCTGTTGTCCTTTTTCATCtgttaactttaatttttcagaatacaccattttaaaattgagattatgattatttttatttttagttcaataGTGTGAGAAGTTTTGCACTGATACCTAAACCAATTTagatttggcaatttttaattatttactattCGTGTAAGTTTGTTGAATGTTAGATAATTCCTTTTCGAACTATGAGCAATTATAATAGGGGTACCACAATTGAGAGTGAtgatttatagaaaaaagTTATTGGCAGGTGATTAATTTGCAAGATTGATCTCAAGATCTTTATATgcattttgataattaatatattatatttgtttgatttgtaaataattgaaaaagtgtacgtgctaaaaatattaaatctcgtttcaaaatataaattactaaaattaaaaaaatataaataagtttgAATGTTACATACAATACAAtagtcattttaattaaaaataaaaaaaaactttgatacAACTGACTTTGTACATTGCAATTTAAACTTATCGAACATTACTTCTTCCGGTCACCTGCAGTCGTGGTTCAAAATCGAACCATTTCTGTCTGCTGCAGGTGTTAATGAGCGAGTGTCACTGCTGCTCTCCTCATTAATAATCGTGGCTCGTGCTTTTCATGCATCGTTTTAGGACTGAACAGAGACAAGTGGCACTCGGTGATGGTGCGGGTAAACGTAGAGACTGGTGTTCTGCTTGCTACCTTGGACGGCGAGGTGAGGATGACCGAGATCATCGGACTGGGAAACGGAGACATCGCGTACGGCGTCAGCACTGACATTCAATCGGTCGTGTCTGTCGGAGGTAAACACTCAGTTTGAATACAAATACAATCACGAAGAGGTTCTACTGACTAAACTGACACCAGGAATTAGTGCGAGAtgatttagtaaaaaaaaacaatcaaaatgaattatttttaatgttcaccaatttttattttatttcaaaaatcaaaatgaaaaaattaagaatgtttTATCTGTTCAACTTGAAGGTTTGAGTCCTGAAGAAAAACTACACGGAGTCAAGTATATAATCGGCTCATTTGTTGGCTGTATCAAGGACATCTCGTTGGAGTCCGGCGAGGATGCTGCCTACTTGGCAAGGGTGTCTCCTCTCGTAGCAACAAAGTTCGAGCACATCACGCATGGCTGTCAGGATaagttagttttatttttttaaattccattgattgatatttaaaatgcgtGAGAATTcgagtttttattattggtaGCACGCAACAAATCTATCCGAATCGTCTGTTTAATATTCTGTAATGATTAGAGAGGTAATTAATCATCCGCGCATTATTTGTGGAATTTTCTCAGGTGTCTCGCCAAGCACAATTTGTGTTTCGAAGGCAGCCAGTGCATCAACCACTACAGTCACTACACTTGCGACTGCTTCGGCACGCAATACGAGGGCGAGCATTGCGACGTCTACAGTGAGTTGCTTTTCCCATATCGACCGCGCGCTCATGAATTTCAAACGCTCCCCTGCTACtatagaattaaatattaaaatattacgaaAGTCGCTTGAGCGGAGGAGAGCCGCGTGAATTACTCTCTTACAGCTtctctaataaaataatcaacgcGATTCCAGCGGCCACCGTGCTGACCATGAGGGGCTACTCGTACATGTCCTACAGGGTCTATGACTGGAAGGATCGCGTGCACGCCTCAGAGAACAGAATCAgcgttatttttaaagtaattgaaatttgatgctAAGTGTTAATCGATACGGTAAACTaggaagatatttttttctggttatcaagtagaaattttttcaaatttcggtATATCTGCCCCCCATTAAATCATCCTaggggaaatattttcatctttaaCCCCTGTTTTCCTTTTATCATCCTATAATTTCTTAaagttccttaaaaattttaaaataaaaatctttgatagtattttttaatcttccaCCTTGAATGTAGAAAGAAACAAAacgttcaaaataattaatttttttaatcttaaacacgctattttctagaaaaattaaagttaatggaaaaatgcacggtaaatttttatcactccAGACGCATTTTGATGATTCGACGCTGTTCTACGCCAGCGGCGAGTCGCACAAGCACCACCACCTGTCCATCTCCATTATGAATGATTCGGTGGTGATTGAACTGGACCTCGGTTCGTCTCCGATCAAGGTTGGCATCAAATTGATAGAAAACTAGATACTGAATCAATTGCTGTATTTAGGTCCGGATGGGCGAAAAGTACTCAGTGACCCGTGGCCACTGGCACAACGTCACCGTCGTGCAAAAGGGTGCCAAGGTCAAGTTCACTTTGGACCACGAGATGATCGAGGAGGAGGTGCCCGGCGACCATCACCACCTCTACTTGGACCCTGAAATCTGCCTTGGAGGTGGCTCGAGACCCAACAGCAGAcaaggtatgcaaccggcgcagCATCGAGTCTTGTATTCTCTGATTTCCTTATTCTCGGCAGCTGGCTCGAAGAACAATTTCGTGGGGAGTTTGAAGTACGCGTACTTCAACGACGTGAACCTGCTGTACGAACTGGCGAAGGGCAACGCCAGGGCACGCTACGTGTCGCTGTTCAAGCCTGACTTCAAGGAGGAGGAGGTGGGTATCCTGCCGCTCACCTTCCCCTTCCCGGCGTCGCACGTGCTCTGGAACCTGCAGAGCAAGCACCACCTGAACGTGCACTTCTACTACAAGTCCAGCAAGGGCATGGCTGTGCTCGCCTCAGGCAACGTCACGGCGCCCGCCCCGGGCTTCTGGGAGGTACTGCCGTCAAGTGAAATAAGTGGTTGCTGAAGTgcttaaataatgatttcgcAGCTGAGGGTGGTCAACGAGGAGGTGCGCTTCGAGCTGGTCGCCGGAGAAAACGAGACGCAAACCGTCGCAGTGACCTTCGACCCCAGGGGCAGCTGGCACCGCGTCGGCCTCATCTTCAAGGACGGCTCCGTTGATCTGGACGTAAATTACAAGTTCCATCGGAAGCAGGATATCGGGGCTCTTGAGTTTGACGACAAAATCATGCTGGCAAGCAGCTACCGACGCAACactggtgaaataaatttaaaaaccatttgaaatttgggaatatatttttttttaggatTGGTCGGCTGCTTGAGGGAAATTTCAGTAGACAACGTGAAACTGGAGCCACGCGCAGTAGTGCGGAGCGACAGAGCTTTTGGACAGGTGTCCATGGATAACTGCCAGTTGGTCGACCCCTGCTCGCGGCCTGATGCCTGCAAACACGGCGGTCGGTGCGCTGTCACGAACGACAAAGTCACCTGCGACTGCAAAGACACCGGCTACACCGGCAAGAACTGTCATTTTGGtaagtagaaaaataattattaaataacttCTACATGAacgaaacatattttttgcttgtttcaTCAGTTCTGTGaagcaattataaataattggttcatcgaaatatgaaaaactggaaattctAATTCCAGCCGAGTTCAGGAGAACGTGCGAGGAGTTGGCGTTGTTGGGCTACACGAAACCCGACGTTTACTTGATTGACATCGATGGCAATGGAATTTTCCCGCCAGCGCACGTAAAGTGCGAGTTCAAAGAGgacgagaccaaaactatcataGAACATAATCTTCCCAGCCAAGTGGTAGGTTTGagttggttttaaaaattctgaaattctAAATCCAATCTCAGGATGTGAGGGGCCGTcagtttggaaatttcaagTACAATATCAAATACCGCGAATTCTCGCCAGAGATGATCCAGGAGCTGGTTTCGCACTCCCTCTACTGCTCGCAAACAATCAAGTACGACTGCTACAAGGTGCTAAATTTCTAAATGTGCCTCCAGGGTTAgagtaacaattaatttcgcaGGCACCTCTGGAATTGCACGCGGCAACATGGTTCAAATCGTCAGCTGACACAGACATTATCGACTACTTGGGCACAATGTCACCAGGGGTTTGTCCTTGCAAAGGTAACGCACCCCCTAAGAAAGTCTTAACACTCCTTTGGTTAgctatattattaattataacatTTAGTTAATTATAactatttaatgaaaaacttcCGCTTATaaatacagtaaaaaatagttcaaataCATTTCTCAGGCTCCTAttgtgccttttttatttcattaccgtaagtttctttttttccagTTAACAACAGTTGCGATGGTGGCAACGACTGCAACTGCGACTCCAAACACTCCAAGTGGCTGTCGGACGAAGGCGTTTTCACTCGGCCTAAGAGTCTTGGCATCACCGAAATGTACTTCATGCAGCAGGCGGAACTGGATGCCGAAGGCCAGGGCAGAATCACCCTGGGCCCTCTGGAGTGCGTCGAAGCGAGTAATGCTCAAGTCCATAAATCTCTAAATTCGGGCTTTaataaagaaacaaataatttcagacACACAAAAGTACGTGGTGACATTCACTTCAACACAGTCGTACATCGAGGTACCTGGATGGCGCACTGGTGACCTGGCGTTCAGCTTCAGGACGACTGGCGAAAGGGCAATTCTGTTGCACCAGCCGCCGATCAGAGCCAAGCAACCTGCTTTCACCGTCATTCTGTCAAATGGTAAGAACTGCTTtccatttgattaaaaatttcaagtttaaaatttcacagaaaATGAGCTGCTGTTCAAATTCACCCTGGAAGGTGGCTCGGAGCGGGAAATGAAGATCACGTCGGACAGAAAACTGAACGGCGGCGACTGGCAGAAGATCTGGATCGACTACAACGAGCACCACGTGCGTTTCATGATCAACACCAGGGTCGAAATGGTCGACCTGAAGCCAGGAGAGCAGTTTGGACCCTTCGGAGGCTCCATGTTCGTTGGCGGCGCGCCTGAGTAAGTCCTTCATTGtgtagattttaaatattattgacggaaggtatgcaaccggcacgtCACAACAGTggagccggttgcatacttttcTATTCCTAGTTTATCGTCCTCACAagatactttttatttatttaaagaaacttTCGAACGCTAGAATGTCACGATAGCTTAAAATGCACTGTAAATATTGTTTCACTATTTAAAGTTAATATTATTCAAGTGAGATGGGCTAATTCTTTATTTACATAAGTCTAAGAAAATATGGTATATAGAATTACCAATCACATCAACACATCAGCTGTTATGTTTGTTGTTAGTCTTAAAAAGGTTTGAAATGCTATGAAAGCTATGAATactttttagattaatcttaTTATGGAATTTATgtatttagtaattaatgattttattaagcGTAATATGCATGCAACAATATAAaactataatattaaattataattaatcaatttttacaaaattttgatgcttCTCACAATGTCAAATTACTTTTAtcataattgtttattttacaacgTTAAAAATGACTCagttttttaatgagaataaaattaacagcGAATTATTGAGCGATGCAGAAGTGAGAGACGGTTTGGTGGGCTGCTTCCGTGGCTTGGTGGTCAACGACGAGATCCTCGACATCTACGCGTACATCTCGGTGCACCTGTCAGCCATCATCAAAGACTGCAAGCCCAGCTGCGACCCCAACCCCTGCAAGAATGGTGCGTTGTGTAAGGAGGGGTGGAGTTCATATGTGTGTCAGTGTCAGAACCCTTGGGCTCACTTGGGTGACCACTGCGAGCAAGGTAAGCAATAGcactttatttttgcattttcactCGCTCTCTATTATCTCTtggcattaattatttctgacgTTCTGGACAAAAGCTGGAAGTATTAGATATCTAAAATCGGCTTCTTGGAGCTTAAACCAAAGCATTTTGTTGGCAGGATCTTTGTATCATTTTCTGTAAATTCCGATTGGTGCAGAGATCGACTGGCAGATAAGTGGATAAAATTCACTGTTTTGATGTACTTCTTATTGTGTTATGATTCGACACAAACAGTGAGAGAATGCCATTTCATTtacgtttttatttgcaatgtAGCTGTTCACAATTAAAGCTATCCTAATTTAGTAACTTAAAATTGACAGCGTGCCCTAAATTATATTAAGCATGATACGTAGATCGTAGCAGCATGgacacattaattaaaaatgatagaaTTCCCTATCAGAAATTTAGTTAAATCGCACAGCAAATTCCATTTGGCATGGTTAATGCTGTAAATTAGctttaaatgtaattatttttgtcccGAATTCGGTCAGCAGAGTCGGGCAGAAATGAAACAGTGAGTTGGTGGTAGAAAATACCAGAGCgccgtaaaaataatttgtctaaTTTACTCTCCTTTTATTACTTCACAAAGCAGACAATGGGACTCTCATTGTTGAAGAACAAGGAGGTACATGAATACCCCCTTTTTAGAAAGCATTAGAATTCAGAAAACCCTCCATCAGCTTTCACGTGCCGCTCGCAAACTCTCTCTCATCGGCtagcttaatttaaatttaaatcatcgCAAAAATTAAGATTCTTGTAAATTCCGCAGACATCAACGAGGAAGGTCTGACCTTCCGCTCGGAGGACGCGTTCATCCAGTCGGTGACCCTGGCGACGAACGCCAATCTGATGGAGAAGCTTGTTCGCATTTTAACGGAGAACGTGCTGATCAACATCCGGACGCACCAGAAACGCGCCCTCATCCTGCACGCAcacgacaacaacaacaacttcATCAAGCTGCAGCTAGAGGAGGACACCATTGTCTTCTCCTTCAATTCGGGCAATAAGATCGAAGTGCTCAGGGCCAAGCACGAGGGCTTGAGCCGCGGGCAGCCGGTGCAGATCGCCGTGATCAGGGGCGACGGCTCGACCAGCCTGCACGTTGACGAGGCCACCGACTCAGTCGTGGCGCCACTGCACATTCTCAAGAACTACACAAACAAACCGTGGATCAACCCTGAGCTGGAGACCCTGGTGCCGCAGCGCCCGCTCGCTCCACCCACGGGCTACTTCGTCCTCTCGGTCGCCGGCTTTGATCCCGAAGGCTTCAGGTCGCAGGCTAACCCTATTCCGGGCTTTATCGGCTGCCTCAGGGGCTTCAGGGTCGGTGACATCGACTACCTCAGCCTGCTCAAAACCACCGGTGAacgtgaaaataaagaaatggttgtttttcgtaatttagtagttttaatttgtatattaacttttttacgTTGCTCCACAGATCAGTGAGGGTTGCAACATGAAATGCGATCAGACGCCGTGCCAGCACGAGGGCTACTGCACTGAGGATTTTGTAAAGAACGAGGCCATTTGCGATTGCTCTCACTCCTCCTACTCAGGTCCCACCTGCGCTGAGGAGAAGGGAGCTCACTTTTCGGGACACTCATATCTCAAAATAGTGCTTGGAGAACAAAGTCCGGCTAGGTAcctgcaaacattttttttatttttttttaatgaaaaggaaGGATCATGACAGctctaacaataaaaaacaaattataccttgcgtaatttttacaaagttgattttaatcttaaaataagTATAACGATGAATAacctgaaatataaatttttttctcaaaccCATAGATACACATTAAatactgaattaaaaatctgaacgaaaaacttaaattagaaaaagaaagaaaataaccgagtaaattttgttaaaatattttaaatttaaacatggattttaaataaacaatactAATTGCAGGTCCTTGAAAGTCCAGTTTGCCTTCTCCACATTCGAAGCAAACTCGGCGATACTGCTCCTGTACAACAGCTTGGAGGACGCGTATTTTCTTGCTGCGCTGGACGAAAGGGGAAAGCTGGAAATCGAGGACCAGAAGAGCAACGGTTCCAACGTAAAGACCGATCTGGGTGAGTCAACAAACTTGCATACTTTTGAAAACACcctcatttgaaatttaatatcaaggAACCGGATTTGCTGACGGAAAGAGGCACTCTGTTTTGTATGTGAGAGACGAGGATGGCAAGGTCACGTTGTTGGTTGACAGGAAAATCGCGCAGGTGTCCGTGACGGACCAGATCAATGATGACTACGGTGACGCCGTCATCTCCAAGCGGTCCATTCCGACGACCGACGTCTTCCTTGGCGGCTTCAGCAAGAGCGACTCGATTCTCCTGGACAGAATCGGCTCGTTTAACAACTACACCGGCTGCCTCAGCAGTaagcattgattttaatatcagTGTTGGGTTGGGAGCATAAAAGACGCACGGCTTTTTCCCGTGAGTCTAATTTGCTTTTGGTACCTAAATATGCACGAATCACTCAAGTTGAAGCCACTTTTAAATCCGTTAAAACCCGCAAATAACTGTGGAATATATTTcttactaaaatattaatgcatTTTGCCAGGCTAACtatttgattttgatcttaaagcttttttttaaaaggcaatTAAAACGACGACAAAGAATTGCAATACcgaaattgtaatattattagcaaaaatttcGCTATGGGAAAAATGGCTAAAAATCGTCTAAAGCTACTATTTCAAAAGTCAAAACCGTCATAAAATAGTCGTGTGTTTCTTCAATAAACCATAAAGAATCATAACCCTTAAAAATGCCAGAatgtattcaaatttgaacGCTCAATTCTCGTTTAGACGTGGCCGTGGAGGTCGCTGGCGAGGTTTCCCGACCGCTAGAAGAGTACATGGGCTTCTCGCGTAATAAAACGGAGACGGTAGTGCCTTTCAATTCAGCCGGCATCAAGTCGGGATACTGCGCTAAATTCGCGGTCGCCGAGAAGTCGGCACCAAACTTGCTGCCGACGCTGACCAACGTTAGCATggtatttgaatttgtttctttaagtaaaaaggttttaatgaattttttcgcAGCTTGCCACCGACCGTGAGTGGAAGGACAAGGCGTGGGTGGAGGACCCGCCCAGCAGGATTCCCTACCAAATTACTCACAAAATCAAAGTCAAGGAAACAGACAATACTAATAGTGAGTTACAGATTGTAATTTAAGCCAGAGATACACATTTAAATCCGTTTCAGCAATTCTGATCGTGCTGGCGTCGATATTTGTAATCATCGTGATTGGCTGCATCATTGAGTTGATCAGAAACAACCTCGCGTATAAACGCAGACAGCGCCAGGAGGACGAGATGTGGATGCCGCCAAAATACACAGAAT
It encodes:
- the axo gene encoding axotactin isoform X3 produces the protein MARMGWDELPPAREHSLAKRRRSRAAPGDMASSASDIRLHTFSLVPFVTLSTAFLIFAACVGPTSSEPLAAVPQPFKASEEGLSKCNQARAVGGCSSWISKWYYDSQKELCDVFQFSGCDGNDNRFNSQAECEYHCLTGDHTLPPYMTRLDGHRGESNLLEGASGASAGEDSTNEIPEDLLALPGSESQTFTFATPNSFIQIDNIPTFQLRLTRQLDLKFRTKLPHGILAYHGVKDRPADLPPYALYVLVERGKLKVVHVIGENATSLTVGKGLNRDKWHSVMVRVNVETGVLLATLDGEVRMTEIIGLGNGDIAYGVSTDIQSVVSVGGLSPEEKLHGVKYIIGSFVGCIKDISLESGEDAAYLARVSPLVATKFEHITHGCQDKCLAKHNLCFEGSQCINHYSHYTCDCFGTQYEGEHCDVYTATVLTMRGYSYMSYRVYDWKDRVHASENRISVIFKTHFDDSTLFYASGESHKHHHLSISIMNDSVVIELDLGSSPIKVRMGEKYSVTRGHWHNVTVVQKGAKVKFTLDHEMIEEEVPGDHHHLYLDPEICLGGGSRPNSRQAGSKNNFVGSLKYAYFNDVNLLYELAKGNARARYVSLFKPDFKEEEVGILPLTFPFPASHVLWNLQSKHHLNVHFYYKSSKGMAVLASGNVTAPAPGFWELRVVNEEVRFELVAGENETQTVAVTFDPRGSWHRVGLIFKDGSVDLDVNYKFHRKQDIGALEFDDKIMLASSYRRNTGLVGCLREISVDNVKLEPRAVVRSDRAFGQVSMDNCQLVDPCSRPDACKHGGRCAVTNDKVTCDCKDTGYTGKNCHFAEFRRTCEELALLGYTKPDVYLIDIDGNGIFPPAHVKCEFKEDETKTIIEHNLPSQVDVRGRQFGNFKYNIKYREFSPEMIQELVSHSLYCSQTIKYDCYKAPLELHAATWFKSSADTDIIDYLGTMSPGVCPCKVNNSCDGGNDCNCDSKHSKWLSDEGVFTRPKSLGITEMYFMQQAELDAEGQGRITLGPLECVEANTQKYVVTFTSTQSYIEVPGWRTGDLAFSFRTTGERAILLHQPPIRAKQPAFTVILSNENELLFKFTLEGGSEREMKITSDRKLNGGDWQKIWIDYNEHHVRFMINTRVEMVDLKPGEQFGPFGGSMFVGGAPDELLSDAEVRDGLVGCFRGLVVNDEILDIYAYISVHLSAIIKDCKPSCDPNPCKNADNGTLIVEEQGDINEEGLTFRSEDAFIQSVTLATNANLMEKLVRILTENVLINIRTHQKRALILHAHDNNNNFIKLQLEEDTIVFSFNSGNKIEVLRAKHEGLSRGQPVQIAVIRGDGSTSLHVDEATDSVVAPLHILKNYTNKPWINPELETLVPQRPLAPPTGYFVLSVAGFDPEGFRSQANPIPGFIGCLRGFRVGDIDYLSLLKTTGERENKEMISEGCNMKCDQTPCQHEGYCTEDFVKNEAICDCSHSSYSGPTCAEEKGAHFSGHSYLKIVLGEQSPARSLKVQFAFSTFEANSAILLLYNSLEDAYFLAALDERGKLEIEDQKSNGSNVKTDLGTGFADGKRHSVLYVRDEDGKVTLLVDRKIAQVSVTDQINDDYGDAVISKRSIPTTDVFLGGFSKSDSILLDRIGSFNNYTGCLSNVAVEVAGEVSRPLEEYMGFSRNKTETVVPFNSAGIKSGYCAKFAVAEKSAPNLLPTLTNVSMLATDREWKDKAWVEDPPSRIPYQITHKIKVKETDNTNTILIVLASIFVIIVIGCIIELIRNNLAYKRRQRQEDEMWMPPKYTESVLNPPVKIIGFKNHDGAQNGTELQPLTKSDGIDSNHTSPPNGSPPQKKVENVIKNDNSDAELKWEPQGEGAELLGEPSDEVADAMIQSLDHLDMEEGDDEVTAEADRSSEEPTSPASTMDQLSPLPPPRKHHVCRYADAESIVLPPRPPRWKPKLMAEVTAAPIFLSENQRTFGNPVSYLGGPLVKNMKRASKESVLSLD